Proteins co-encoded in one Blastocatellia bacterium genomic window:
- a CDS encoding GtrA family protein, translating into MSEAKTVLQRWARFSAVGATGILVQAMALAAFLHLFNLHYLAATALAVEASVLHNFVWHRRWTWRDRRQARGLAMLVRFNLTSGALSLVGNLLLMAVFVGGMKLNALVANMITIAICSLINFVLADRFVFV; encoded by the coding sequence TTGTCCGAAGCGAAAACCGTCTTGCAACGTTGGGCCAGATTCAGCGCCGTCGGCGCGACCGGCATACTTGTGCAAGCCATGGCGCTCGCCGCCTTCCTGCACCTCTTCAATCTGCATTATCTGGCGGCGACGGCGCTGGCGGTCGAAGCGAGCGTGCTGCACAACTTCGTCTGGCATCGCCGCTGGACGTGGCGCGACCGGCGGCAGGCGCGCGGGCTGGCCATGCTGGTGCGCTTCAACCTGACGAGCGGCGCGCTATCGCTTGTCGGCAACCTGCTGCTGATGGCCGTCTTCGTCGGCGGCATGAAATTAAACGCGCTTGTCGCCAACATGATTACCATCGCCATCTGCTCGCTCATCAACTTCGTGCTTGCCGACCGCTTCGTCTTCGTTTGA
- a CDS encoding formylglycine-generating enzyme family protein: MKPPGEKERLDEHPEYGETLARRQAMLQEAERIHRSWESGQRKTTRIRIGIALAWFIVIILAVAFFARRINMPSAIPPPTGTPITTGSPQAVSPAPLNADNGALDALRASFVQIPAGEFLMGAETASPAEKPVHRVRLSQSFEMSKYEITQAQWEAVMGNNPSYFKGGNRPVEQVSWYDAQEFIERLNALDDGYTYRLPTEAEWEYACRADSKGDYAGNLDAMAWVDSNSENMTHPVGAKQANAWGLYDMHGNVFEWCHDWYDQDYYAQSSDVDPLGPASGSFRVKRGGGWMFPGSFARSAARDLFAPAYRFNYVGFRLVRTRR, translated from the coding sequence ATGAAGCCACCGGGGGAAAAAGAAAGACTCGACGAACATCCCGAATACGGCGAAACGCTGGCGCGGCGACAGGCCATGCTGCAAGAGGCCGAGCGCATCCACCGAAGCTGGGAATCTGGGCAGCGCAAGACGACGCGAATCAGGATCGGCATCGCTCTGGCCTGGTTCATCGTGATTATTCTGGCCGTCGCCTTCTTCGCAAGACGAATCAACATGCCTTCGGCCATTCCGCCGCCCACCGGCACGCCGATTACAACAGGCAGTCCGCAAGCCGTCAGCCCCGCGCCGCTCAACGCCGATAACGGTGCGCTCGACGCGCTGCGCGCCAGCTTCGTGCAGATACCCGCCGGCGAGTTTCTGATGGGCGCGGAAACCGCCAGCCCCGCCGAAAAGCCTGTGCATCGTGTGCGGCTCAGCCAATCATTCGAGATGAGCAAATACGAAATCACTCAGGCGCAGTGGGAAGCGGTGATGGGAAACAATCCCAGCTATTTCAAAGGCGGCAACCGCCCGGTCGAGCAGGTGTCATGGTATGACGCGCAGGAGTTCATCGAAAGATTGAACGCGCTCGATGACGGCTACACCTACCGATTGCCGACCGAAGCTGAGTGGGAATACGCCTGTCGCGCCGATAGTAAGGGAGATTACGCCGGCAACCTCGACGCCATGGCATGGGTTGATAGCAACTCGGAGAACATGACCCACCCGGTCGGCGCGAAGCAAGCGAACGCCTGGGGCCTGTACGACATGCATGGCAACGTCTTCGAGTGGTGCCACGATTGGTATGACCAGGATTACTACGCGCAGAGTTCTGACGTTGATCCGCTGGGTCCGGCGTCGGGCTCGTTCCGTGTGAAGCGCGGCGGCGGCTGGATGTTTCCCGGCAGCTTTGCGCGCTCGGCGGCGCGCGACCTTTTCGCGCCGGCCTACCGCTTCAACTACGTCGGCTTCCGCCTGGTAAGAACGCGCCGCTGA
- a CDS encoding PIN domain-containing protein — protein MPGMLVDTSGWGNLVDSSQPYHSLASSLYRDARLREDRIITTSYILVELVALLTSPLHIPRPDIIAFIEGVKQSPFIDIVYIDQTIDEAAWRLLRNRQDKDWSLVDCVSFVIMQQRNLVEALASDHHFEQAGFIRLLKP, from the coding sequence ATGCCGGGAATGCTCGTTGACACGTCGGGGTGGGGCAATCTGGTAGATTCATCCCAACCTTACCATTCGCTCGCATCCAGCCTGTACCGTGACGCCCGGTTGCGAGAGGATCGGATCATCACGACCAGTTATATCCTTGTTGAATTGGTTGCCTTGCTTACCAGCCCGTTACATATCCCTCGGCCAGACATCATCGCTTTCATTGAGGGTGTGAAACAGTCACCATTCATCGACATCGTTTATATAGACCAGACGATTGACGAAGCCGCCTGGCGACTGCTCAGAAACCGGCAGGACAAGGACTGGAGTCTCGTAGACTGCGTGAGCTTTGTCATTATGCAGCAACGAAACCTGGTCGAAGCGTTGGCGTCCGATCATCACTTTGAGCAAGCCGGATTCATACGCTTATTGAAGCCCTAG
- a CDS encoding TRAP transporter TatT component family protein, with the protein MKRLAVILTLLLTPCSAAIAQESPFAKSDSLFAARDNLDSLKQAIAMIEARRVKEPANFEVVYRVAQYKYYLADREPDKAKRLKLYEAAIEAAKKAVALDANRVEGHFWLAANEGEYADLKGALSALGLVKAVRKAFEAALAIDPTYKNGAIYLALGRLDLELPRLFGGNDGRGLARLEAGYQAAPTNAELKMALAETYEKKGRKDDARKLYESVISSSDPVRTPNELAELRAKAQQQLAKLK; encoded by the coding sequence ATGAAACGACTTGCGGTTATTCTCACGCTGCTATTGACGCCGTGCAGCGCCGCCATTGCGCAGGAGTCACCGTTCGCGAAATCCGACAGCCTGTTTGCCGCGCGCGATAACCTCGACAGCTTGAAGCAAGCCATCGCGATGATCGAAGCGCGGCGCGTCAAAGAGCCGGCGAATTTTGAAGTCGTCTATCGCGTCGCCCAGTACAAGTACTATCTGGCCGACCGCGAGCCGGACAAAGCCAAACGCCTGAAGCTCTACGAAGCCGCCATTGAAGCCGCCAAGAAAGCCGTTGCTCTGGATGCGAATCGCGTCGAAGGCCATTTCTGGCTGGCGGCCAACGAGGGCGAATACGCCGATTTGAAAGGCGCACTGAGCGCCCTCGGCCTGGTCAAAGCGGTGCGCAAAGCGTTCGAGGCGGCGCTGGCCATTGACCCGACTTACAAGAACGGCGCGATCTACCTGGCGCTCGGCAGGCTCGACCTGGAGCTGCCGCGCCTGTTCGGCGGCAACGACGGGCGCGGCCTGGCGCGGCTCGAAGCCGGTTATCAAGCCGCCCCCACCAACGCCGAGCTGAAGATGGCGCTCGCCGAGACCTACGAGAAGAAGGGCCGCAAGGACGATGCGCGCAAGCTCTATGAGAGCGTCATCAGCTCAAGCGACCCGGTGCGCACGCCGAACGAGCTGGCCGAGCTGCGCGCCAAAGCCCAACAGCAACTTGCGAAGCTGAAATAG
- a CDS encoding acetylxylan esterase, with the protein MIAGSSQDARSLPAPVEMTAQQDHQRMMELLHITSLRPGADPNKPNAPNAVNYDESKANPYPKLPDPLAMKNGKRVTTAKLWWNQRRAEIVEDFDREIYGRVPTNAPKVRWEVLTTNREVKYDVPVITKQLVGHVDNSAYPLITVDIQLTLTTPANATGPVPLMMEFGFTGRFAGGPPPGSNAPSWQQQLLAKGWGYAIIIPTSYQADNGAGLTRGIIGLCNKGQPRKPDDWGALRAWAWGASRALDYFETDKSVDAKQVGIEGLSRYGKAALVTMAYDPRFAIGFIGSSGEGGAKLHRRNFGELVENVAGSGEYHWMAGNFIKYAGPLTANDLPVDSHELIGLCAPRPVFISVGSPAVEGGWVDAKGMFMAAVEAGPVYRLLGKRGLATSELPPMETALIDGDVAFRQHSGGHTTGPNWPTFLAFASRYIKGPVARR; encoded by the coding sequence ATGATTGCCGGCTCGTCGCAGGACGCACGCAGCCTGCCTGCGCCAGTCGAGATGACGGCGCAACAGGATCATCAGCGAATGATGGAGCTGCTGCATATCACCTCGCTCAGGCCGGGCGCGGACCCCAATAAACCGAACGCGCCGAACGCCGTCAACTATGATGAATCGAAAGCCAATCCTTACCCGAAGCTACCCGACCCGCTGGCGATGAAGAACGGCAAGCGGGTGACGACGGCAAAGCTCTGGTGGAATCAACGGCGCGCTGAAATCGTCGAGGATTTCGACAGAGAAATCTATGGCCGCGTTCCTACCAATGCGCCCAAAGTCCGGTGGGAAGTACTCACCACAAACCGCGAAGTCAAATACGACGTGCCGGTCATCACCAAACAACTCGTCGGCCACGTAGACAATTCCGCCTACCCGCTGATTACCGTAGACATTCAGTTGACCTTGACCACGCCGGCAAACGCGACCGGCCCGGTGCCGTTGATGATGGAATTCGGCTTCACAGGCCGATTTGCCGGCGGCCCGCCGCCCGGCAGCAATGCGCCCAGCTGGCAACAACAGCTTCTCGCCAAAGGCTGGGGCTATGCCATCATCATTCCCACTAGCTATCAAGCCGACAACGGCGCTGGATTGACGCGTGGCATCATCGGGCTGTGCAACAAAGGGCAGCCGCGCAAGCCGGATGATTGGGGCGCATTGCGCGCCTGGGCCTGGGGGGCGAGCCGCGCCCTCGATTATTTCGAAACCGACAAGTCTGTAGACGCCAAACAGGTCGGCATCGAAGGCTTGTCGCGCTACGGCAAAGCGGCGCTGGTGACAATGGCTTATGATCCGCGTTTCGCCATCGGCTTTATCGGCTCATCCGGCGAGGGCGGCGCCAAGCTGCACCGCCGCAACTTTGGCGAGCTGGTCGAGAACGTCGCCGGGTCGGGTGAATATCACTGGATGGCCGGCAACTTCATCAAGTACGCAGGGCCGCTGACCGCTAACGACCTGCCCGTTGATTCGCATGAGCTGATCGGGCTCTGCGCCCCGCGCCCGGTCTTCATCAGCGTCGGCTCACCCGCGGTCGAAGGCGGCTGGGTGGACGCGAAAGGCATGTTTATGGCGGCGGTCGAGGCCGGGCCGGTCTACAGGCTGCTGGGCAAGAGAGGGCTGGCGACAAGCGAATTGCCGCCGATGGAAACCGCGCTCATTGATGGCGACGTGGCTTTTCGCCAGCACAGCGGCGGGCATACGACCGGCCCGAACTGGCCGACCTTTCTGGCGTTTGCCAGCCGCTACATCAAAGGGCCGGTGGCGCGCCGCTAG
- the hpnJ gene encoding hopanoid biosynthesis associated radical SAM protein HpnJ has product MHMKTLLLNPPSFPNFDGGASSRWPASREIASFWYPVWLSYPAGLIKDSRLLDAPPHEVTPEQTIEIAKDYDFVALYTSTPGWNNDIRLAEMMKAAKPALKIAFVGPPVTTQPDAALQASPAIDFVVRKEIDYPLAEYAEGRPLAEILNVSYRRDGQIVHNAERPPLHDLDALPFAVDIYKRDLDITKYNVPFLLNPFISFYSSRGCPALCTFCLWPQTISGHAWRTRSAANVAQEFKRAWELFPNLEEVFFDDDTFSWGKRRTIEVSEALKPIKKTWSCTSRVHADYDMLKAMRDAGCRLLIVGFESADNQILKNIKKGATAEQGREFVKNCKKLGIHVHGDFIIGLPGETHQSIEATVKYAQELDCETIQVSIAHSYPGTEFDDYLRQNNYLLDEDMTDDMGHQLPVIQYPGLSREEIVQSVEHFYDRYYFRPRVVFRIVRKAIFNGRERRRLYKEAREFLALRAKRKEFVAQAAK; this is encoded by the coding sequence ATGCACATGAAGACACTGCTGTTGAATCCGCCCTCGTTCCCTAACTTTGACGGTGGCGCAAGCTCGCGCTGGCCGGCGTCGCGCGAGATTGCTTCGTTCTGGTACCCGGTGTGGCTGTCTTACCCCGCGGGTTTGATTAAAGACAGCCGTTTGCTCGATGCGCCGCCGCATGAGGTGACGCCCGAGCAGACGATTGAAATCGCCAAAGATTATGACTTCGTCGCGCTCTACACCAGCACGCCCGGCTGGAATAACGACATACGATTGGCCGAGATGATGAAGGCGGCCAAGCCCGCTCTCAAGATCGCTTTCGTCGGCCCGCCTGTCACCACGCAGCCCGACGCCGCGCTCCAGGCGAGCCCGGCCATTGATTTCGTCGTCCGCAAAGAGATCGATTACCCGCTGGCCGAATACGCCGAGGGCCGCCCGCTTGCCGAGATTCTCAACGTCAGCTATCGCCGCGACGGGCAGATCGTTCACAACGCCGAACGCCCGCCGCTGCACGATCTCGACGCGCTGCCGTTCGCCGTTGACATCTATAAGCGCGACCTCGACATCACCAAATACAATGTGCCGTTTCTGTTGAATCCTTTCATCTCGTTCTATTCGTCGCGCGGCTGTCCGGCGCTCTGCACCTTCTGCCTGTGGCCGCAGACGATCAGCGGCCATGCGTGGCGCACGCGCAGCGCCGCAAACGTCGCCCAGGAATTCAAGCGCGCCTGGGAGCTGTTTCCCAATCTCGAAGAGGTCTTCTTTGATGACGACACCTTCTCGTGGGGCAAGCGCCGCACCATCGAAGTGAGCGAGGCATTGAAGCCGATCAAGAAGACATGGTCTTGCACGTCGCGCGTCCATGCCGATTACGACATGCTCAAGGCGATGCGCGACGCCGGCTGCCGGCTGCTGATCGTCGGCTTTGAATCCGCCGACAACCAGATTCTCAAGAACATCAAGAAAGGCGCGACCGCCGAGCAGGGGCGCGAGTTCGTCAAGAACTGCAAGAAGCTCGGCATTCACGTTCACGGCGATTTCATCATCGGCCTGCCCGGCGAAACTCACCAGTCCATCGAAGCGACGGTCAAGTACGCGCAGGAGCTGGATTGCGAGACGATTCAGGTGTCGATTGCGCACTCGTACCCCGGCACTGAATTTGATGATTACCTGCGCCAGAACAACTATCTGCTCGACGAAGACATGACCGACGACATGGGCCATCAGTTGCCGGTCATCCAGTATCCCGGGTTGTCGCGCGAAGAGATCGTTCAGTCGGTCGAGCATTTCTACGACCGTTACTACTTCCGTCCGCGGGTGGTCTTCCGCATCGTTCGCAAGGCGATCTTCAATGGGCGCGAGCGCCGGCGGCTCTACAAGGAGGCGCGTGAATTCCTCGCGCTGCGCGCCAAGCGCAAGGAGTTTGTCGCTCAGGCCGCCAAATGA
- a CDS encoding glycosyltransferase family 39 protein, whose product MRQRTQLFVLIGLWAAIYFINAPAPPALLDDADTVHAEAAREMAESNNFVTLYANRVRYLEKAPLMYWLVALAYKLLGVGEFATRLPVALGALALTLAVYFFGKHFFNRQAGFYAGLAIASCVGIFLFTRVLWPDVLLTCFITMAFYCFLRAGESDVVNGRWAYGIYAFGALGVLTKGLVGAAFPAIIIAAYMLVTGEIRRLFQYRLLSGTLLFLLIAAPWHIAAGLRNPGSLMIGTPSPTQGRGFFWFYFMNEHFLRYVGKRYPVDYDTVPLALFLALHLVWLFPWSFFLPLAVKNVAGIFQQGRIASLWRTAFDRERRTLLFLALWAVLIILFFCFSTTQEYYTMPSYAAFALLIGHALAKAEGGWQAARGKRWLTVTQMMLTLLGLTIFIIGVVVYVKTRSLAVNGDLASTLTRNPEAYALSLGHVLDLTPQSLAALRLPVIGTTLAFGVGTLAALLFRRKAWHAAANLALAVMMAVFFFCARLALVQFEPYLSSRPLAEAINGAIKDGDMIVINGEYESGSSVNFYTRRQVFILNGRAANLEYGSYFNDAPQIFLDDDAIRSRWREGGRIFLVTDAAQLDELKRTLAAPVFTFAEAGGKLVLTNQEASGAPPAL is encoded by the coding sequence ATGCGACAGCGGACTCAACTCTTCGTGCTCATCGGTCTGTGGGCCGCCATCTATTTCATCAACGCGCCCGCGCCACCGGCTCTGCTCGACGACGCCGACACCGTTCACGCGGAAGCGGCGCGCGAGATGGCCGAATCCAACAACTTTGTCACGCTTTACGCCAACCGGGTTCGTTATCTCGAAAAAGCGCCGCTGATGTACTGGCTGGTCGCGCTGGCTTACAAGCTGTTGGGCGTCGGCGAATTCGCCACACGCCTGCCGGTGGCGCTCGGCGCGCTCGCCCTGACGCTGGCGGTCTATTTTTTCGGCAAGCATTTCTTTAATCGTCAGGCGGGATTTTATGCGGGCCTCGCCATCGCTTCATGCGTCGGCATCTTTTTATTCACGCGTGTGCTGTGGCCCGACGTGCTGCTGACCTGCTTCATCACGATGGCCTTTTATTGCTTCCTGCGCGCCGGCGAAAGCGACGTGGTGAATGGGCGGTGGGCTTATGGCATTTATGCCTTCGGGGCGCTCGGCGTGCTGACGAAAGGGCTGGTCGGCGCGGCTTTCCCGGCCATCATCATCGCCGCCTATATGCTGGTGACCGGCGAGATTCGCCGCCTGTTTCAATATCGCTTGCTCAGCGGCACGCTGCTCTTTCTGTTGATTGCCGCGCCGTGGCACATTGCCGCCGGCTTGCGGAACCCCGGCAGCTTGATGATCGGGACGCCGAGCCCGACACAGGGGCGCGGCTTCTTCTGGTTCTACTTCATGAACGAGCATTTTCTGCGCTACGTCGGCAAGCGCTACCCCGTAGATTATGATACCGTGCCGTTGGCGCTGTTTCTCGCCTTGCATCTCGTCTGGCTCTTTCCGTGGAGTTTCTTTTTGCCGCTCGCGGTGAAGAATGTCGCTGGCATCTTCCAGCAAGGGCGCATCGCGTCGCTGTGGCGAACCGCGTTTGATCGCGAGCGGCGCACGCTGTTGTTTCTCGCCCTGTGGGCGGTGCTGATTATTCTCTTCTTCTGCTTTTCGACGACGCAGGAGTATTACACCATGCCTTCGTATGCGGCGTTCGCGCTGCTGATCGGCCATGCGCTTGCGAAAGCTGAAGGCGGATGGCAAGCGGCGCGCGGCAAGCGTTGGTTGACGGTCACGCAGATGATGCTGACGCTTCTCGGCCTGACTATTTTCATCATCGGCGTTGTTGTCTATGTGAAGACGCGCAGCCTGGCGGTCAATGGCGACCTGGCTTCGACGCTGACGCGCAACCCTGAGGCGTATGCGCTGTCGCTCGGTCACGTGCTCGACCTGACGCCGCAATCGCTCGCCGCTTTGCGATTGCCGGTCATCGGCACGACCTTAGCCTTTGGCGTCGGCACCCTGGCGGCGCTGCTGTTCAGGCGCAAAGCGTGGCACGCGGCGGCCAACCTTGCGCTCGCCGTGATGATGGCCGTCTTCTTCTTCTGTGCGCGGCTGGCGCTCGTGCAGTTCGAGCCGTACCTGTCATCGCGTCCGCTTGCCGAGGCGATCAACGGCGCGATTAAAGACGGCGACATGATCGTCATCAACGGCGAGTATGAAAGCGGCTCGTCTGTCAATTTCTACACCCGCCGGCAGGTCTTCATTCTCAACGGGCGCGCGGCAAATCTTGAATATGGCTCATACTTCAATGACGCGCCGCAAATCTTTCTGGATGACGACGCCATTCGCAGCCGCTGGCGCGAAGGCGGGCGCATCTTCCTGGTCACCGACGCGGCCCAGCTCGACGAGTTGAAGCGCACGCTTGCGGCTCCGGTCTTCACGTTCGCCGAAGCAGGCGGCAAGCTGGTGCTGACCAATCAAGAAGCTAGCGGCGCGCCACCGGCCCTTTGA
- a CDS encoding GDSL-type esterase/lipase family protein, protein MRTHKHFITPFAAAAIASLAAAVVCLAQPSAPGKTGVIQPGQQPAGNRGATRAADKPAPRSDQNSQIAHTQLLEKARKGGIDVYFLGDSITRRWGTSDEQYKDFLANWRQNFFGWNAANFGWGGDMTQNILWRLDNGELDDVHPKIIVVMAGTNNVSKLSPQGKDDPHVAELTRGIKAILDVCRQKAPEATIVLMGITPRNDNMELMLIIRQINANIARFADGKKVRYLNINDKLADAEDHLLEGMANADGLHLDVKGYQVWADALKPIFTELLGPPAKTDHAPPPTGDPKAQSNPTSRH, encoded by the coding sequence ATGCGTACACACAAACACTTCATCACCCCCTTTGCCGCGGCGGCCATCGCGTCGCTTGCGGCAGCAGTGGTTTGCCTGGCGCAGCCGTCGGCGCCGGGGAAGACCGGCGTCATTCAACCGGGTCAGCAACCCGCCGGTAACCGAGGCGCAACGAGGGCCGCCGATAAGCCCGCTCCGCGCAGTGACCAGAATTCGCAGATTGCCCACACGCAATTGTTGGAGAAGGCGCGCAAAGGCGGCATTGATGTTTATTTCTTAGGCGACTCGATCACGCGGCGCTGGGGCACCAGTGACGAGCAGTATAAAGACTTTTTGGCGAACTGGCGGCAGAACTTCTTCGGTTGGAATGCCGCCAACTTTGGCTGGGGCGGCGACATGACGCAGAATATTCTCTGGCGGCTCGACAACGGCGAGCTGGATGACGTCCATCCCAAGATCATCGTCGTTATGGCCGGGACCAACAATGTCAGCAAGCTGTCGCCGCAGGGCAAGGATGACCCGCATGTTGCGGAGCTCACTCGCGGCATCAAGGCCATCCTCGACGTCTGCCGGCAGAAGGCTCCCGAAGCGACCATCGTGCTGATGGGCATCACGCCGCGCAACGACAACATGGAGCTGATGCTGATCATCCGTCAGATCAATGCCAACATCGCGAGATTCGCCGACGGCAAAAAGGTCAGGTATCTCAACATCAACGACAAACTCGCCGACGCCGAGGACCATTTGCTTGAAGGGATGGCCAATGCCGACGGGCTGCACCTGGATGTCAAAGGCTATCAGGTGTGGGCCGATGCGTTGAAACCGATCTTCACGGAGCTGCTGGGACCGCCGGCAAAAACCGATCACGCGCCGCCGCCGACCGGCGACCCGAAGGCTCAGTCGAACCCAACCTCACGCCATTAA
- a CDS encoding CDP-alcohol phosphatidyltransferase family protein — MTTSAEFKSAPRLQTSLTAGVERRALNYLAARLPRRVNSDHLTLLGLLAMIAAGVCYAAARWWPPAMLLVNLLLVVNWFGDSLDGTLARLRNRQRPRYGFYVDHIVDALGILAIICGLGLSGYMSWLVALAFLVTYFLLAIDVYLATYTIGAFRMAYCKLGPTELRILLAIGNVAAFLHPRTRLFGDQLLFDVSTLVATAVLAVITITSIARNTATLYRAERV; from the coding sequence ATGACTACCAGTGCTGAGTTCAAGAGTGCGCCGCGCTTACAGACAAGCTTGACCGCGGGTGTAGAGCGTCGGGCGCTCAATTACCTTGCGGCGCGCTTGCCGCGGCGGGTCAATTCTGATCACCTGACGTTGCTCGGCCTCCTGGCGATGATCGCCGCCGGCGTTTGTTACGCGGCAGCGCGGTGGTGGCCGCCGGCCATGCTGCTGGTCAATTTGTTGCTGGTCGTCAACTGGTTCGGCGACAGCCTCGACGGCACGCTGGCGCGGCTGCGCAACCGGCAGCGCCCGCGCTACGGCTTCTACGTTGACCACATCGTTGACGCGCTCGGCATTCTGGCAATTATCTGTGGCCTCGGCCTGTCGGGCTATATGAGCTGGCTTGTGGCGCTGGCCTTTCTGGTCACCTACTTCCTGCTGGCCATAGACGTTTATCTGGCGACTTATACCATCGGCGCGTTCCGCATGGCTTACTGCAAGCTCGGCCCCACAGAGCTGCGCATCCTGCTGGCCATCGGCAACGTCGCGGCCTTTCTGCACCCGCGCACGCGACTGTTCGGCGATCAATTGCTGTTCGACGTTTCGACGCTGGTCGCCACCGCTGTGCTTGCCGTCATTACGATCACTTCAATCGCGCGCAACACGGCGACGCTCTATCGCGCCGAACGCGTTTGA